A genomic segment from Acuticoccus sediminis encodes:
- the dps gene encoding DNA starvation/stationary phase protection protein Dps yields MASKKMKIPTTIDLGDQTRTAMVGLLQANLADGIDLVYQLKQAHWTVRGPNFIGFHELLDQLHEQVEDKVDLTAERIAVLGGQAEGTVDVSAQTSRLPKYPLDAVKIEDHVAAVTKSLAAYAENVRKAIDEASEAGDEGTADLFTEISRAADRARWFVEAHKVAA; encoded by the coding sequence ATGGCAAGCAAGAAGATGAAGATCCCCACCACCATCGATCTCGGCGACCAGACGCGCACGGCGATGGTCGGACTGCTGCAGGCGAACCTCGCCGACGGTATCGACCTTGTCTACCAGCTCAAGCAGGCGCACTGGACCGTGCGGGGCCCCAACTTCATCGGCTTCCACGAGCTCCTCGACCAGCTCCACGAGCAGGTCGAGGACAAGGTGGACCTGACGGCCGAGCGGATCGCCGTGCTCGGCGGCCAGGCCGAGGGCACGGTGGACGTCTCAGCCCAGACCTCGAGGCTGCCGAAGTACCCGCTCGACGCAGTGAAGATCGAGGACCACGTGGCGGCCGTCACGAAGTCGCTCGCGGCCTATGCGGAGAACGTGCGCAAGGCGATCGACGAGGCGAGCGAGGCGGGCGACGAAGGCACCGCGGACCTCTTCACCGAGATCAGCCGCGCGGCGGACCGCGCCCGCTGGTTCGTCGAGGCCCACAAGGTCGCGGCCTGA
- a CDS encoding cell wall hydrolase has product MSALAGVLLVSMGAGVGEQSVLASLSGGLPSWAPALQAADPGVALSPHMTFPDGTVAALPSLLSDMPAEKGDSHIASKAPLAATVAPIDTLLAAASADTLPRMAFVKPRKAETAPLAKGKPRPSSRLAEAALTSMYSAYAPERVTIETPFALLFQDPKTTIPTPGLAPGLSGNGLDHWWSDRPLPKTITSEKSVKCLAEAIYFEARGETVAGQEAVAQVVINRVKNPAYPDDVCAVVYQNRHWYNRCQFTFACDRVKDVVRDPEAWAVAEDIAGRYARGETWRPEVGAATHYHADSVSPSWANLMRAVKTIDHHTFYMTLGGGWT; this is encoded by the coding sequence ATGTCGGCGCTCGCCGGGGTGCTGCTGGTGTCGATGGGGGCCGGCGTGGGCGAGCAGAGCGTCCTCGCCTCGCTGTCGGGCGGGCTGCCCTCATGGGCGCCGGCGCTGCAGGCCGCGGACCCGGGCGTCGCGCTGTCGCCGCACATGACCTTCCCGGACGGGACGGTTGCCGCGCTGCCGAGCCTCCTCAGCGACATGCCGGCGGAGAAGGGGGACAGCCACATCGCTTCCAAGGCGCCGCTGGCGGCGACGGTCGCGCCGATAGACACCCTCCTCGCGGCCGCGAGCGCCGACACGCTGCCGCGGATGGCGTTCGTGAAGCCGCGCAAGGCCGAGACGGCGCCGCTGGCGAAGGGCAAGCCGCGGCCGTCCTCGCGCCTCGCCGAGGCGGCGCTCACCTCCATGTACTCGGCCTACGCCCCGGAACGGGTGACCATCGAGACGCCGTTCGCGCTCCTCTTCCAGGACCCGAAAACCACGATCCCGACGCCCGGGCTGGCGCCGGGCCTGTCCGGCAACGGGCTCGACCACTGGTGGTCCGACCGGCCGCTGCCCAAGACGATCACCAGCGAGAAGTCCGTGAAGTGCCTTGCCGAGGCGATCTACTTCGAGGCGCGCGGCGAGACGGTCGCGGGGCAGGAGGCGGTGGCGCAGGTGGTGATCAACCGCGTCAAGAACCCGGCCTATCCCGACGACGTGTGCGCCGTCGTCTACCAGAACCGGCACTGGTACAACCGCTGCCAGTTCACCTTCGCCTGCGACCGGGTGAAGGACGTCGTGCGTGACCCCGAGGCCTGGGCGGTCGCCGAGGACATCGCCGGCCGCTACGCGCGCGGCGAGACCTGGCGGCCGGAAGTCGGCGCCGCGACGCACTACCATGCCGACAGCGTCAGCCCGAGCTGGGCCAACCTGATGCGGGCGGTGAAGACGATCGACCACCACACCTTCTACATGACCCTCGGCGGCGGCTGGACCTGA
- a CDS encoding MFS transporter codes for MSRFSLPLVLACGSGIAMISLGERSAFGLFQTDIVAAREWGRETFAFAFALQNLLWGIGQPIAGALADRYGTLRVLAAGGVMYAAALAGTVYMESAVAVTIMFGVLLGLAMSACSFTLVISAFGRIVSPAQRSLAFGVGTAAGSLGMFLFGPLAAVLLNSVGWETGLLVFASIALLVVVFAIPLQGKPVPDTTGPQQSLGAALSEALSYRSYVLLVFGFFVCGFHVAFIIAHMPSYLIDLGMGPAIGGTAIALIGLFNVIGSLAAGAIGQRYSKSYSLAVLYFLRSVAILVFVMVPVTGMSVIVFSSVMGLLWLSTVPLTSGLVAVMFGPRYMATLFGVVFLSHQVGSFLGVWLGGLIYAETGSYDLLWYIGIALGLFAAVVHIPIRDAPGPRLSAASATAAAAA; via the coding sequence ATGTCCCGATTCTCACTCCCGCTCGTCCTGGCCTGTGGCTCCGGTATTGCCATGATTTCACTGGGCGAGCGGTCGGCCTTCGGTCTCTTCCAGACGGACATCGTCGCCGCGCGCGAATGGGGACGTGAGACGTTCGCCTTCGCCTTCGCGCTGCAGAACCTCCTGTGGGGCATCGGCCAGCCGATCGCCGGCGCGCTGGCGGACCGCTACGGCACGCTGCGGGTCCTCGCGGCGGGCGGCGTCATGTACGCCGCCGCGCTCGCCGGGACCGTCTACATGGAATCGGCCGTCGCGGTCACGATCATGTTCGGCGTGCTGCTGGGCCTTGCGATGTCGGCCTGCTCGTTCACGCTGGTGATCTCCGCCTTCGGGCGCATCGTCTCGCCGGCGCAGCGTTCGCTCGCCTTCGGCGTCGGCACCGCGGCGGGCTCGCTCGGCATGTTCCTGTTTGGCCCGCTGGCGGCGGTGCTCCTCAACTCAGTCGGGTGGGAGACCGGCCTCCTGGTGTTCGCGTCGATCGCGCTGCTGGTCGTGGTGTTCGCGATCCCGCTTCAGGGCAAGCCGGTGCCGGACACGACGGGGCCGCAGCAGTCGCTCGGCGCCGCGCTGTCCGAGGCGCTGTCCTACCGCAGCTACGTGCTGCTGGTGTTCGGCTTCTTCGTCTGCGGCTTCCACGTTGCCTTCATCATCGCGCACATGCCGTCGTACCTGATCGACCTCGGCATGGGCCCGGCGATCGGCGGCACCGCGATCGCACTCATCGGCCTCTTCAATGTCATCGGCTCGCTGGCGGCGGGCGCCATCGGGCAGCGCTACTCGAAGTCCTACTCGCTGGCGGTGCTCTACTTCCTGCGCTCGGTCGCCATCCTCGTGTTCGTGATGGTCCCGGTGACCGGGATGAGCGTCATCGTCTTCTCGTCGGTGATGGGCCTTCTGTGGCTCTCGACGGTGCCGCTGACGTCGGGTCTCGTGGCGGTGATGTTCGGGCCGCGCTACATGGCGACCCTCTTCGGGGTGGTGTTCCTGTCGCACCAGGTCGGATCGTTCCTGGGGGTGTGGCTCGGCGGCCTGATCTACGCCGAGACGGGCTCTTACGACCTCCTCTGGTACATCGGCATCGCCCTCGGCCTCTTCGCCGCGGTGGTCCACATCCCGATCCGCGACGCGCCGGGACCGCGCCTCTCCGCCGCCTCCGCGACTGCGGCGGCCGCGGCCTGA
- a CDS encoding PaaI family thioesterase, with protein sequence MGKTLNFELVSADLERVVFRGTPTDQFMNPLGTVHGGWASAILDSALGCATHVTLAPGELFTTLELKVNLTRAIRPDGRALTATGRMVTRGRRVAVTEATLADDDGKVYAHGTSTCMIMPPGSAL encoded by the coding sequence ATGGGGAAGACGTTGAATTTCGAGCTGGTGAGCGCCGATCTCGAGCGCGTGGTCTTCCGCGGAACCCCGACCGATCAATTCATGAATCCGCTCGGCACGGTCCACGGCGGATGGGCCTCGGCGATCCTCGATTCGGCGCTCGGCTGCGCCACCCACGTCACTCTCGCCCCGGGCGAGCTCTTCACGACGCTGGAACTGAAGGTGAACCTCACCCGCGCGATTCGCCCCGACGGCCGCGCCCTGACGGCGACGGGACGGATGGTCACCCGCGGCCGGCGCGTCGCCGTGACCGAGGCGACGCTCGCCGACGACGACGGAAAGGTCTACGCGCACGGCACGTCGACCTGCATGATCATGCCGCCGGGCAGCGCCCTCTAG
- a CDS encoding MarR family winged helix-turn-helix transcriptional regulator, whose translation MTDKPIEIALEGAKMAPGVKSLPCTCLRLRRIARQITSIYDGALAENGVSIVTYAVLSALSREEPLTLSALAERVGTDRTTLSRTVERMRQAELVAASPGDDRRERRLSLTEHGRETAAAARRSWRETEEMLVERYGAERLATLHQLLADLERAAETEEDTPCRSEPPLAGC comes from the coding sequence ATGACTGATAAGCCGATCGAAATCGCATTGGAGGGGGCCAAGATGGCACCGGGCGTGAAATCGCTCCCGTGCACGTGCCTCCGTCTGCGCCGCATTGCCCGTCAGATCACCTCGATCTACGACGGTGCCCTGGCGGAGAATGGCGTCTCGATCGTGACCTACGCCGTTTTGTCGGCGCTGAGCCGCGAGGAGCCGCTCACCCTGTCCGCTCTTGCCGAGCGCGTGGGAACCGACCGTACGACGTTGTCGCGCACGGTCGAACGCATGCGCCAGGCCGAACTGGTGGCCGCCTCCCCGGGCGACGACCGCCGCGAACGCCGCCTCAGCCTGACGGAGCATGGCCGCGAAACGGCCGCCGCTGCGCGAAGATCCTGGCGGGAGACGGAGGAGATGCTGGTCGAACGCTACGGCGCCGAGCGCCTTGCGACGCTGCACCAGCTCCTCGCTGATCTCGAGCGGGCGGCCGAGACCGAGGAGGATACGCCCTGCCGAAGTGAGCCGCCGCTCGCCGGCTGCTGA
- a CDS encoding YfbR-like 5'-deoxynucleotidase: MLSGRRLNLLDPSPLDIEIRDIAHGLARVARWNGQTVGEHPYSVAQHSLLVDRILGMIAEPSPADQLAALLHDAPEYVIGDMISPFKAVIGEAYKTVEARLEHAVHLRFAIPYDSGGRCKRLIKTADTMAAYHEAVSLAGFAPEEAQRFFGAPSVSAEAVAEFLVAWPTRKAETEYLTRFADLETRLGESA, from the coding sequence ATGCTCTCGGGCCGGCGCCTCAACCTGCTCGACCCCTCCCCGCTCGACATCGAGATCCGCGACATCGCGCACGGCCTCGCCCGCGTCGCCCGCTGGAACGGGCAGACCGTCGGCGAGCACCCCTACTCGGTGGCGCAGCATTCGCTCCTGGTGGACCGCATCCTCGGCATGATCGCCGAGCCGAGCCCGGCCGACCAACTCGCCGCGCTGCTGCACGACGCGCCGGAGTACGTCATCGGCGACATGATCTCGCCCTTCAAGGCGGTGATCGGCGAGGCGTACAAGACGGTGGAGGCGCGGCTGGAGCACGCGGTGCACCTGCGCTTCGCGATCCCCTACGACAGCGGCGGCCGCTGCAAGCGCCTCATCAAGACGGCCGACACCATGGCCGCCTACCACGAGGCGGTCTCCCTCGCGGGGTTCGCGCCGGAGGAAGCACAGCGCTTCTTCGGCGCGCCCTCCGTCAGCGCAGAGGCCGTGGCGGAATTTCTCGTCGCCTGGCCCACCCGCAAGGCCGAGACGGAATACCTCACCCGCTTCGCCGACCTCGAGACGAGGCTCGGGGAAAGCGCCTGA
- a CDS encoding YgfZ/GcvT domain-containing protein produces MAIHLNDRSVVKVSGGDRLTFLDGLVTCATEGLAPGALAYGALLTPQGKVLTDLFVHTRDDHLFLDLPTSALADILRRLNMYKLRAAITFEETDAGVILGEGPDDPRAPGIGGRSIGTGEEAAADAYHAARIEAGVPDAVIDFILGDTFPHDANMDLTGGVDFKKGCFVGQEVVSRMRHRGTARRRTVIVAADAPLPATGAEITAGGRAIGRLGTVVGTGGLAIVRIDRVKDELKAGDVPVRLTVPPGAPFSLASEEANEGAGA; encoded by the coding sequence GTGGCCATCCACCTGAATGATCGAAGCGTCGTCAAAGTTTCGGGCGGCGACCGGCTCACCTTCCTCGACGGGCTCGTGACCTGCGCGACCGAGGGTCTGGCGCCGGGCGCGCTCGCCTACGGGGCGCTGCTGACGCCGCAAGGCAAGGTGCTCACCGACCTCTTCGTGCATACCCGCGACGACCACCTCTTCCTCGACCTGCCGACCAGCGCGCTCGCCGACATCCTGCGCCGGCTGAACATGTACAAGCTGCGCGCCGCGATCACGTTCGAGGAGACCGACGCCGGCGTCATCCTCGGCGAGGGGCCGGACGATCCGCGCGCCCCCGGCATCGGCGGCCGCAGCATCGGCACCGGCGAGGAGGCGGCCGCCGACGCCTACCATGCCGCGCGCATCGAGGCGGGCGTGCCGGACGCCGTGATCGACTTCATCCTCGGCGACACCTTCCCCCACGACGCCAACATGGACCTCACCGGCGGGGTGGACTTCAAAAAGGGCTGCTTCGTCGGCCAGGAGGTCGTCTCGCGCATGCGCCACCGCGGCACGGCCCGACGGCGCACCGTCATCGTCGCCGCCGACGCGCCGCTCCCCGCGACCGGCGCCGAGATCACCGCCGGGGGCCGGGCCATCGGCCGCCTCGGCACCGTTGTCGGGACCGGCGGGCTCGCCATCGTGCGGATCGACCGGGTCAAGGACGAGCTCAAGGCCGGCGACGTGCCGGTCCGCCTGACCGTGCCGCCCGGCGCCCCGTTCTCGCTGGCCAGCGAGGAGGCGAACGAAGGGGCGGGCGCTTGA
- a CDS encoding LysE family translocator has translation MTAPVGPVNVMIMQRAFRYGFPIGLAAGVGASLADLLFATAAVFGVSTVSAFVEGHSRIIQLVGGILVVLFGARILWRQPGFGQPLPMEAKQKGAVGTALTTFFLTLWNPATIFGFLAYFGALGEWGPDQGDIIGTAQLLLGVAMGTIGWWCGLAALVTRLRLHLNESTLNKVNVVAGALLVGFGALILGRLSVTYFNVI, from the coding sequence GTGACGGCTCCCGTCGGACCCGTCAACGTCATGATAATGCAGCGTGCCTTTCGCTACGGTTTCCCGATCGGCCTGGCGGCCGGCGTGGGCGCCTCGCTCGCCGACCTCCTGTTCGCGACGGCGGCCGTCTTTGGCGTATCGACTGTGTCGGCCTTCGTCGAGGGGCATTCGCGGATCATCCAGCTCGTCGGGGGGATCCTCGTCGTCCTCTTCGGGGCCCGCATCCTGTGGCGCCAGCCCGGATTCGGGCAGCCGCTGCCGATGGAGGCCAAGCAGAAGGGCGCCGTCGGAACCGCACTCACGACCTTCTTCCTCACCTTGTGGAATCCCGCGACCATCTTCGGCTTTTTGGCCTATTTCGGGGCGCTCGGCGAGTGGGGGCCGGACCAGGGCGACATCATTGGAACGGCTCAGCTTTTGCTGGGCGTGGCGATGGGGACGATCGGCTGGTGGTGCGGCCTTGCCGCGCTGGTGACACGCTTGCGGCTGCACCTCAACGAGTCCACCCTCAACAAGGTCAACGTCGTCGCCGGTGCGCTGCTCGTCGGCTTCGGCGCGCTGATCCTGGGCCGCTTGTCGGTGACGTACTTCAACGTCATCTGA
- a CDS encoding SOS response-associated peptidase: protein MCGRYNLTLPVEAVRQLFAVVNEVEPFPPRYNIAPTQPVHVVRHGPHGRELVLMKWGFMPSWVKDPAKFPLLINARSETAAEKPAFRNAMRRRRVLLPATGYYEWKREGNRKVPFVFEAGHPIALAGIYETWHGPNGEEVDTVAVLTGEALGVAADYHDRMPLTVPPADFAEWLDPANDDAAKALVWTDRDDYTAHPVSTLLSNARNEGAGLMTPDPEGPPEPRAARRRQTEPPPAEAEPEEVQPRLL, encoded by the coding sequence ATGTGCGGGCGCTACAATTTGACACTCCCGGTCGAGGCCGTGCGCCAGCTCTTCGCCGTGGTCAACGAGGTCGAGCCCTTCCCGCCGCGATACAACATCGCGCCGACGCAGCCTGTGCACGTGGTGCGCCACGGTCCGCACGGCCGCGAGCTGGTGCTGATGAAATGGGGCTTCATGCCGTCCTGGGTGAAGGACCCCGCGAAGTTTCCGCTCCTCATCAACGCCCGGTCCGAGACGGCGGCGGAGAAGCCCGCCTTCCGCAACGCCATGCGCCGGCGCCGCGTGCTGCTCCCGGCGACCGGCTACTACGAATGGAAGCGCGAGGGGAACCGCAAGGTGCCGTTCGTCTTCGAGGCAGGCCATCCGATCGCGCTCGCCGGCATCTACGAAACCTGGCACGGGCCGAACGGGGAGGAGGTCGACACCGTCGCGGTCCTCACCGGCGAGGCGCTGGGCGTCGCGGCGGACTATCACGACCGGATGCCGCTCACCGTTCCGCCCGCCGATTTCGCCGAATGGCTGGACCCGGCCAACGACGACGCCGCCAAGGCTCTCGTCTGGACCGACCGGGACGACTACACGGCCCATCCGGTCTCCACGCTCCTCAGCAACGCCCGAAACGAGGGGGCGGGACTGATGACGCCCGATCCGGAGGGCCCGCCCGAGCCGCGCGCCGCGCGGCGCCGCCAGACGGAGCCGCCGCCTGCGGAGGCCGAGCCGGAGGAGGTGCAGCCGCGGCTCCTGTGA
- the yghX gene encoding YghX family hydrolase — protein MQAKAPAGQTARKTAKDFPQELLDLYDYYAHGKLTKREFLDRAAKYAVGGVTAAMLLRQLSPDYALAQQVAEDDPWIKTEWVTYQSPNGHGEIKAYLVTPVDFEAPGPAVLVIHENRGLNPYIKDVARRLGRAGFLALAPDGLTPKGGYPGTDDEGRAMQAELDTTKLMNDFFAAFEYLDGRDDTSKVGAVGFCYGGGVVNAIAVAYPELAAGVPFYGRQPAPEQVADIKAPLLIQYASLDERINAGWPAYKDALDAAGVNYTMQMYEGVNHGFHNDTTPRYDAEAAKLAEDRTIAFFNENLR, from the coding sequence ATGCAAGCCAAAGCCCCCGCCGGCCAGACCGCACGCAAGACAGCCAAGGACTTCCCGCAAGAGCTGCTGGACCTTTACGACTACTACGCCCACGGCAAGCTCACGAAGCGGGAGTTCCTCGACCGCGCTGCCAAGTATGCCGTCGGCGGCGTGACCGCGGCGATGCTGCTGCGGCAGCTCTCGCCCGACTACGCCCTCGCCCAGCAGGTCGCCGAGGACGATCCGTGGATCAAGACCGAGTGGGTGACCTACCAGTCCCCCAACGGACACGGCGAGATCAAGGCCTACCTCGTCACCCCGGTCGACTTCGAGGCGCCCGGGCCCGCGGTCCTGGTGATCCACGAGAACCGAGGCCTCAACCCGTACATCAAGGACGTCGCGCGGCGCCTCGGGCGGGCCGGCTTCCTGGCGCTCGCGCCGGACGGGCTGACGCCGAAGGGCGGCTATCCGGGCACCGACGACGAGGGCCGGGCGATGCAGGCCGAGCTCGACACCACCAAGCTGATGAACGACTTCTTCGCCGCGTTCGAGTACCTCGACGGGCGGGACGACACGAGCAAGGTCGGCGCGGTGGGCTTCTGCTACGGCGGCGGCGTGGTCAACGCGATCGCGGTCGCCTACCCTGAGCTCGCGGCGGGCGTCCCGTTCTACGGCCGGCAGCCCGCGCCCGAGCAGGTGGCGGACATCAAGGCGCCCCTCCTCATCCAGTACGCCTCGCTGGACGAGCGCATCAACGCCGGCTGGCCCGCCTACAAGGACGCGCTCGATGCCGCCGGGGTCAACTACACGATGCAGATGTACGAGGGCGTCAACCACGGTTTCCACAACGACACGACGCCCCGCTACGACGCCGAGGCGGCCAAGCTCGCCGAGGACCGCACCATCGCCTTCTTCAACGAGAACCTGCGCTGA
- a CDS encoding HAD family hydrolase: protein MTDVRHIVFDIGRVLVVWDPEIPYRTLIPDADRRRWFLDNVTTSAWNVEQDRGRPWAEAEAALIEQYPDEAPLIRAFRERWSEMVPGLLPETPAMMEALIDAGHDVTMLTNFAADTFEIALQRFPVLTRPRGVTVSAEVGLIKPDRAIFDLHAERFGLDPAATIFFDDSAPNVEAANGAGWQAHLFTSPEQMRADLKAAGLAV, encoded by the coding sequence ATGACCGACGTCCGTCACATCGTCTTCGACATCGGCCGCGTTCTCGTGGTCTGGGACCCCGAAATACCGTACCGCACCCTCATTCCGGACGCGGATCGGCGCCGCTGGTTCCTCGACAACGTCACGACGTCAGCGTGGAACGTCGAGCAGGACCGGGGACGGCCCTGGGCCGAGGCGGAGGCCGCCCTCATCGAGCAGTATCCGGACGAGGCTCCCCTCATCCGCGCCTTCCGCGAGCGCTGGAGCGAGATGGTGCCCGGCCTCCTGCCGGAAACACCGGCGATGATGGAGGCGCTGATCGACGCCGGGCACGACGTCACGATGCTCACCAACTTCGCCGCCGACACGTTCGAGATCGCGTTGCAGCGCTTTCCCGTCCTGACCCGCCCGCGCGGCGTGACGGTGTCCGCCGAGGTGGGTCTCATCAAGCCCGACCGTGCGATCTTCGACCTTCATGCCGAGCGCTTCGGCCTCGATCCGGCGGCGACGATCTTCTTCGACGATTCCGCCCCCAACGTGGAGGCGGCGAATGGCGCCGGCTGGCAGGCCCACCTCTTCACCTCGCCCGAGCAGATGCGGGCGGACCTCAAGGCCGCGGGGCTGGCCGTCTAG
- a CDS encoding c-type cytochrome, with translation MRTSSILAGLFLTAVTLGAVSAGTPASAQDRAARGKALAETWCVRCHAIGEPQPSALSDAPSFEALASQPGFGSKHLANVLVAPHPVMPEFPLTNDDLAALEAYMQSLTAAK, from the coding sequence ATGCGCACGTCATCCATTTTGGCCGGCCTTTTTCTCACCGCTGTGACGCTCGGAGCTGTCTCGGCGGGCACGCCGGCTTCGGCGCAGGACCGCGCCGCCCGCGGCAAGGCGCTGGCGGAGACCTGGTGCGTGCGCTGCCACGCCATCGGCGAGCCGCAGCCGTCGGCCCTCTCCGACGCGCCATCCTTCGAGGCGCTCGCCAGCCAGCCCGGCTTCGGCAGCAAGCACCTCGCGAACGTGCTCGTCGCGCCGCACCCCGTGATGCCGGAGTTCCCGCTGACCAACGACGACCTTGCCGCGCTCGAGGCTTACATGCAGTCTCTCACGGCGGCGAAATAG